A region of Cucumis melo cultivar AY chromosome 2, USDA_Cmelo_AY_1.0, whole genome shotgun sequence DNA encodes the following proteins:
- the LOC103487224 gene encoding isopentenyl-diphosphate Delta-isomerase I: protein MGDALPDAAMDAVQKRLMFEDECILVDENDRVVGHESKYNCHLMENIESKNWLHRAFSVFLFNSKYELLLQQRSATKVTFPLVWTNTCCSHPLYRESELIEEDALGARNAAQRKLLDELGIPAEDVPVEQFIPLGRMLYKAPSDGKWGEHELDYLLFIVRDVNVNPNPDEVADVKYVNKEQLKELLRKTDAGEEGLKLSPWFRLVVDNFLFSWWDHVEKGTLKEAADMKTIHKLT, encoded by the exons ATGGGAGATGCTCTTCCTGATGCTGCCATGGACGCTGTCCAGAAGCGCCTCATGTTCGAGGATGA GTGCATTTTAGTGGATGAGAATGACCGTGTCGTTGGTCATGAATCCAAGTATAATT GTCACTTGATGGAAAATATCGAATCTAAGAACTGGCTGCATCGTGCTTTCAGCGTCTTTTTATTCAATTCCAAATATGAGTTGCTTCTTCAG CAACGATCTGCAACAAAAGTGACATTTCCGCTTGTCTGGACGAACACTTGCTGCAGTCATCCATTGTATAGAGAATCTGAACTAATTGAGGAGGATGCTCTTG GTGCAAGAAATGCTGCCCAGAGGAAGCTTTTAGACGAACTCGGTATTCCAGCTGAAGACGTCCCAGTCGAGCAGTTCATTCCCCTTGGTCGCATGCTATACAAGGCACCCTCTGATGGCAAATGGGGGGAGCATGAAT TGGACTATCTCCTCTTCATTGTTCGAGATGTCAATGTGAACCCAAACCCAGATGAAGTGGCAGACGTGAAATACGTGAACAAGGAGCAGTTGAAGGAGCTTCTAAGAAAAACAGATGCTGGAGAAGAGGGGTTGAAGCTCTCCCCTTGGTTCAGGCTTGTTGTGGACAACTTTTTGTTCAGTTGGTGGGATCATGTGGAGAAGGGGACTCTCAAGGAAGCTGCTGACATGAAAACAATTCACAAGTTGActtaa